The Haloplanus salinarum genome includes a region encoding these proteins:
- a CDS encoding GMP synthase subunit A, which produces MTRILVVDNHGQFMHLERRALRDAGVDTEIVDNDTPPEDLDADGLVLSGGPDMDRIGRCAEYLDMDIPVLGICLGMQIMATELDGEVGAGDYGGYADVDVRIVDDDDPLVGSLAPETRVWASHADEVTALPTGFTHTAESDVCEIEAMSDPDRELYGVQWHPEVAHTAEGDEVFANFIARCD; this is translated from the coding sequence ATGACTCGGATTCTCGTCGTCGACAACCACGGGCAGTTCATGCACCTGGAACGTCGGGCGCTCCGCGACGCGGGCGTGGACACCGAAATCGTCGACAACGACACCCCGCCGGAGGACCTCGACGCGGACGGCCTCGTCCTCTCGGGGGGGCCCGACATGGATCGCATCGGCCGCTGTGCGGAGTATCTCGACATGGACATCCCGGTCCTCGGGATCTGCCTGGGGATGCAGATCATGGCCACGGAGCTCGACGGCGAGGTCGGTGCCGGCGACTACGGCGGCTACGCGGACGTGGACGTCCGGATCGTCGACGACGACGATCCGCTGGTCGGGTCGCTCGCCCCCGAGACGCGCGTGTGGGCGAGCCACGCCGACGAGGTGACCGCCCTCCCGACGGGCTTTACCCACACGGCGGAAAGCGACGTCTGCGAGATCGAGGCGATGAGCGATCCGGACCGGGAGCTGTACGGCGTCCAGTGGCATCCCGAAGTCGCCCACACCGCCGAGGGCGACGAGGTGTTCGCGAACTTCATCGCCCGCTGCGACTGA
- a CDS encoding DUF7097 family protein, translating into MERTPTGTSVGVDDPYAHAGRCDHLTSDGRCRFALEHAGQDPAFAAERRADGHACVVAGDDGWRDCPHYRSTTDGRECRRCGLGEVRMAHDDVRPLLEEHHLSYGSAEASGDDPAHEITVALCRWCHAKVHAGWARIDDDVNPDAEALAAREERRSEEQAEFGFRTAAERDDRR; encoded by the coding sequence ATGGAGCGGACGCCGACGGGCACGTCGGTCGGGGTGGACGACCCCTACGCCCACGCCGGACGGTGCGATCACCTGACCTCCGACGGGCGCTGTCGGTTCGCGCTGGAACACGCCGGGCAGGATCCCGCGTTCGCGGCCGAACGACGCGCCGACGGCCACGCCTGCGTCGTCGCCGGCGACGACGGCTGGCGCGACTGTCCCCACTACCGCTCGACGACCGACGGCCGGGAGTGTCGTCGCTGCGGCCTCGGGGAGGTACGGATGGCCCACGACGACGTCCGGCCGCTGCTGGAGGAACACCACCTCTCCTACGGGTCGGCCGAGGCGTCCGGGGACGATCCCGCCCACGAGATCACGGTGGCGCTGTGTCGCTGGTGTCACGCGAAGGTCCACGCCGGGTGGGCGCGGATCGACGACGACGTGAATCCGGACGCCGAGGCACTCGCCGCCCGCGAGGAACGACGGAGCGAGGAGCAAGCCGAGTTCGGCTTCCGGACGGCCGCAGAGCGGGACGACCGGCGGTGA
- a CDS encoding multicopper oxidase domain-containing protein: MTDNVGAPGTNLSRRQFMKATGTAGVLGLAGCTAPMNREGEPRGATGTAAQQSGGSLPGAGKPQVVDVTEQNNQVTLRSVTSRLPVHPGDAMGGPVELPRVWAWQADDREPSVPGPIIRTTEGEDMEVTLDNTDADMPHTVHFHGVRKTWENDGVPTTTGITVQPGEKHTYRIPANVPGTHLYHCHYQTHRHIDMGMYGIFRVDPEGYEPADQELFMTVKDWDSRLNRQMAGEDVSYSPRNRQPDVFTINGRSAPRTLHPEDGSPVLVSEGDTVRIHYANNGYMNHPIHTHNHRFRVVEKDGSRIPEAAQYEEDILDLAPAERKTIEFEADADPGIYLMHCHKVSHAMNGNAYPGGMVGGIVYESAMDSDIFAQLMEYAGYEG; this comes from the coding sequence ATGACGGACAACGTCGGAGCACCCGGAACGAACCTCTCGCGTCGGCAGTTCATGAAGGCGACCGGCACGGCCGGTGTCCTCGGCCTCGCCGGCTGTACGGCACCGATGAACCGCGAGGGAGAGCCCCGGGGAGCGACGGGGACGGCGGCACAGCAAAGCGGCGGGAGCCTGCCGGGCGCGGGCAAGCCACAGGTCGTCGACGTGACCGAGCAGAACAACCAGGTGACGCTCCGGTCGGTCACCTCGCGGCTCCCGGTCCATCCCGGCGACGCGATGGGTGGCCCCGTCGAACTGCCGCGGGTCTGGGCCTGGCAGGCCGACGACCGCGAGCCGAGCGTTCCGGGTCCCATCATCCGGACGACGGAGGGCGAGGACATGGAGGTGACCCTCGACAACACGGACGCGGACATGCCCCACACCGTCCACTTCCACGGCGTCCGCAAGACGTGGGAGAACGACGGCGTCCCGACGACGACGGGGATCACGGTCCAGCCGGGCGAGAAACACACCTACCGGATCCCGGCGAACGTCCCGGGGACCCACCTCTATCACTGCCACTACCAGACCCACCGGCACATCGACATGGGGATGTACGGCATCTTCCGCGTCGATCCGGAGGGGTACGAGCCGGCCGATCAGGAGCTGTTCATGACGGTCAAAGACTGGGACTCCCGGCTCAACCGGCAGATGGCCGGCGAGGACGTGAGCTACAGCCCGCGGAACCGCCAGCCGGACGTGTTCACGATCAACGGGCGGTCGGCACCGCGGACGCTCCACCCCGAGGACGGCTCGCCGGTGCTGGTGAGCGAGGGCGACACCGTCCGCATCCACTACGCCAACAACGGCTACATGAACCACCCGATCCACACGCACAACCACCGGTTCCGGGTGGTCGAGAAGGACGGGTCACGGATTCCGGAGGCCGCCCAGTACGAGGAGGACATCCTCGACCTGGCGCCCGCGGAGCGCAAGACCATCGAGTTCGAGGCCGACGCCGACCCCGGCATCTACCTCATGCACTGCCACAAGGTGAGCCACGCGATGAACGGCAACGCCTACCCCGGCGGGATGGTCGGCGGCATCGTCTACGAGTCGGCGATGGACTCCGACATCTTCGCCCAGTTGATGGAGTACGCGGGCTACGAGGGGTAG
- a CDS encoding zinc ribbon domain-containing protein encodes METDDRGCPKCGHTETDVGKISTTGGGLSKMFDIQTNSFRVVSCANCGYSELYRDTGSAGSDIVDVFLG; translated from the coding sequence ATGGAGACGGACGACCGCGGCTGTCCGAAATGTGGCCACACCGAGACCGACGTGGGAAAGATCTCCACCACGGGCGGGGGTCTCAGTAAGATGTTCGACATCCAGACCAACTCATTCCGGGTGGTCTCCTGTGCCAACTGCGGCTACTCGGAGCTGTACCGCGACACCGGCTCGGCGGGGAGCGACATCGTCGACGTGTTCCTGGGCTGA
- a CDS encoding DUF192 domain-containing protein produces the protein MARVVHRPADGDDRVLAADAAVADSLLAKARGLMFRRSFPGDALVFPFDGVGDRTLHMVAVPFDIDAVWLRDGRVERVARLSAWTGLGRAPADAVIELPAGVADGVSAGDEMLIEGR, from the coding sequence GTGGCCCGGGTCGTCCACCGTCCCGCCGACGGCGACGACCGGGTTCTCGCCGCCGACGCCGCCGTCGCCGACTCCCTCCTCGCGAAGGCCCGCGGTCTCATGTTCCGCCGCTCGTTCCCCGGCGACGCCCTCGTCTTTCCCTTCGACGGCGTCGGGGACCGCACGCTCCACATGGTCGCCGTCCCTTTCGACATCGACGCCGTCTGGCTCCGCGACGGACGGGTCGAACGCGTCGCCCGCCTCTCGGCCTGGACGGGCCTCGGCCGGGCCCCCGCCGACGCCGTGATCGAACTCCCCGCGGGCGTCGCCGACGGGGTGAGCGCGGGCGACGAGATGCTGATCGAGGGTCGCTGA
- a CDS encoding cupin domain-containing protein produces the protein MEIRSSDDAETTEAVADVHLSQLASGEEMSLQGYTIDVGATVPEHSHPHEQAGLATRGEVVFIVDGEERVVGAGDTYVVPGGEPHAVENRGDEPFEGVDVFSPPRTDPDWQD, from the coding sequence ATGGAGATCCGATCCAGCGACGACGCGGAGACGACCGAAGCGGTCGCGGACGTCCACCTCTCCCAGTTGGCGTCGGGCGAGGAGATGAGCCTCCAGGGGTACACCATCGACGTCGGCGCGACGGTGCCCGAGCACAGCCACCCACACGAACAGGCCGGCCTCGCCACCCGCGGGGAGGTCGTGTTCATCGTCGACGGCGAGGAACGGGTCGTCGGCGCCGGCGACACCTACGTCGTCCCCGGCGGCGAACCTCACGCCGTCGAGAACCGGGGCGACGAACCGTTCGAGGGCGTCGACGTCTTCAGCCCGCCGCGGACCGACCCCGACTGGCAGGACTAG
- the lysS gene encoding lysine--tRNA ligase produces MSDHNAFWADDVADEIEARDPDDPVVVKGGVSPSGVPHLGHFNEIMRGYFVAAVLRERGHEVRQVFTSDDRDALRGVPRRLADADWNLVGLGEVDAGALGRNLGKPYTDIPDPFGESDSYGAHFTDLLARSAEAVGVPVEMVSNTALYESGEFEAVTREVLAKADRAREVLAAYQDGVDEDYVPFMPQCSECGRLTQDVRGVDLDAGEVSYVCSGLDAGGDHIEGCGHEGTGTLREGKLPWRFEWPAQWKVLDVDFEPFGKDHAEGSWPSGQEIARKILETEPPVPMTYEWFTLDGEPLSSSAGNVVTVEEVLALLEPEVLRYFFVRNPKRAKDFDTERIDLLVDEFDRFERVYFDEETDEDLKPLADRAYPLVVDEVRPERVRLPYTFAAVLGMTDDRDLRVRMARNQGFFDDDTPEWAIEEALDRVERARTWAERMDNAYNYRLQADLPETDFDADVVAALADLADFVAEGHDGEAIQGQMYETAREHGVEVGDFFAAGYRLFFDDTEGPRLGEFLGELDESFVVKRLRREA; encoded by the coding sequence ATGAGCGACCACAACGCTTTCTGGGCCGACGACGTCGCCGACGAAATCGAGGCCCGCGATCCCGACGATCCCGTCGTCGTCAAGGGCGGCGTCTCGCCCTCGGGTGTCCCCCACCTCGGCCACTTCAACGAGATCATGCGCGGCTACTTCGTCGCCGCTGTCCTCCGGGAGCGGGGTCACGAGGTACGACAGGTGTTCACCAGCGACGACCGCGACGCCCTGCGGGGCGTCCCCCGACGGCTCGCGGACGCGGACTGGAACCTCGTCGGCCTGGGCGAGGTGGACGCCGGGGCGCTGGGCCGCAACCTCGGCAAACCGTACACGGACATCCCGGACCCCTTCGGCGAGAGCGACTCGTACGGCGCTCACTTCACCGACCTCCTGGCCCGGAGCGCGGAGGCCGTCGGCGTCCCCGTCGAGATGGTGTCGAACACCGCCCTCTACGAGTCCGGCGAGTTCGAGGCCGTCACCCGCGAAGTGCTCGCGAAGGCCGACCGCGCCCGCGAAGTGCTCGCCGCGTACCAGGACGGCGTCGACGAGGACTACGTCCCCTTCATGCCGCAGTGTTCGGAGTGCGGTCGACTCACGCAGGACGTACGCGGCGTCGATCTCGACGCCGGCGAGGTGTCGTACGTCTGTTCGGGGCTGGACGCCGGCGGCGACCACATCGAGGGCTGTGGCCACGAGGGGACGGGCACGCTCCGGGAGGGCAAACTCCCCTGGCGCTTCGAGTGGCCCGCGCAGTGGAAGGTCCTCGACGTCGACTTCGAGCCGTTCGGGAAGGACCACGCCGAGGGCTCGTGGCCGAGCGGCCAGGAGATCGCCCGAAAAATCCTGGAGACCGAGCCGCCGGTCCCCATGACCTACGAGTGGTTCACGCTCGACGGCGAACCGCTCTCCTCCTCGGCTGGCAACGTCGTCACGGTCGAGGAGGTGCTCGCGCTCCTCGAACCCGAGGTCCTCCGCTATTTCTTCGTCCGCAACCCCAAGCGGGCGAAGGACTTCGACACCGAGCGGATCGACCTGCTAGTCGACGAGTTCGACCGGTTCGAACGGGTCTACTTCGACGAGGAGACCGACGAGGACTTGAAGCCGCTCGCGGATCGCGCCTACCCGCTCGTCGTCGACGAGGTCCGCCCGGAGCGGGTGCGCCTGCCGTACACCTTCGCCGCCGTCCTCGGGATGACCGACGACCGCGACCTCCGGGTGCGGATGGCCCGCAACCAAGGCTTCTTCGACGACGATACGCCGGAGTGGGCGATCGAGGAGGCTCTGGACCGGGTCGAGCGGGCACGGACGTGGGCCGAGCGGATGGACAACGCGTACAACTACCGCCTGCAGGCGGACCTGCCGGAGACGGACTTCGACGCCGACGTCGTCGCCGCGCTGGCGGACCTCGCGGACTTCGTGGCCGAGGGTCACGACGGCGAGGCCATCCAGGGGCAGATGTACGAGACGGCCCGCGAACACGGGGTCGAGGTGGGCGACTTCTTCGCCGCGGGCTATCGGCTCTTCTTCGACGACACCGAGGGTCCGCGCCTCGGGGAGTTCCTCGGCGAACTCGACGAGTCGTTCGTGGTGAAACGACTCCGGCGCGAGGCCTAG
- the pyrH gene encoding UMP kinase, with amino-acid sequence MRVVISIGGSVLAPDLDADRVAGHGAAVEALVEAGCEVGAVVGGGGVAREYIGTARRLGANEVQLDQFGIDVTRINARLLIAALDGLSAPSPAHDYEEAGEALRRGDVPVMGGVMPGQTTDAVAAALAEYVDADLLVYATSVDGVFNADPDTDPEAERHGRLTGAELVDLIAPMSRGAGASAPVDLLAAKLIERSKMRTIVLDGTDPERIEAAVLRGEHTGTDVVPEGCTENPDGWSR; translated from the coding sequence ATGCGAGTCGTGATCTCTATCGGCGGGAGCGTCCTCGCGCCGGACCTCGACGCCGACCGCGTCGCGGGCCACGGGGCGGCGGTCGAGGCGCTCGTCGAGGCGGGCTGCGAAGTCGGCGCGGTCGTCGGGGGTGGCGGCGTCGCCCGCGAGTACATCGGGACGGCGCGCCGACTCGGCGCCAACGAGGTACAGTTGGATCAGTTCGGCATCGACGTGACGCGGATCAACGCCCGCCTGCTGATCGCGGCTCTCGACGGGCTCTCGGCGCCCTCGCCGGCCCACGACTACGAGGAAGCCGGGGAGGCGCTGCGCCGGGGCGACGTGCCCGTCATGGGTGGGGTCATGCCCGGGCAGACCACCGACGCGGTGGCCGCGGCGCTCGCGGAGTACGTCGACGCCGACCTGCTCGTCTACGCCACGAGCGTCGACGGCGTGTTCAACGCCGACCCCGACACCGATCCCGAGGCCGAGCGCCACGGGCGGCTCACGGGGGCGGAACTCGTCGACCTGATCGCCCCCATGAGCCGCGGTGCCGGCGCCTCGGCGCCCGTCGACCTGCTGGCGGCGAAACTCATCGAGCGCTCGAAGATGCGGACGATCGTCCTCGACGGGACCGACCCCGAACGGATCGAGGCGGCCGTCCTCCGGGGGGAACACACCGGGACGGACGTGGTCCCCGAGGGCTGTACCGAGAACCCCGACGGCTGGAGCCGATGA
- a CDS encoding molybdopterin synthase has translation MKTLNIVGPGAVDLADRLVPRLDGRVATVETLPETAARDTDAGAAYGLSTDGSWIGAGDGETLSDLLDSLVPDYDAALTVGFADARLPTVAVADAEAAGEVRHTVPEAADADLDPVLDVVADLEPRITLESLVDRAKASPKAERAGAIATFTGRVRVKDAEDDTPTTHLEFEKYEGVAADRMRTIRAELEARDGVFEVLMHHRTGVIGEGEDIVFVVVLAGHREEAFDTVEDGINRLKDEVPIFKKESTAEEEFWIHEKA, from the coding sequence ATGAAGACGCTCAACATCGTCGGCCCGGGCGCCGTGGACCTGGCCGACCGACTCGTCCCCCGACTCGACGGCCGCGTCGCCACCGTGGAGACCCTCCCCGAGACCGCCGCCCGCGACACCGACGCCGGCGCGGCCTACGGCCTCTCGACCGACGGTTCGTGGATCGGTGCCGGTGACGGCGAGACCCTGTCGGACCTCCTCGACTCGCTGGTTCCCGACTACGACGCCGCCCTGACCGTCGGCTTCGCGGACGCTCGCCTCCCGACGGTCGCCGTCGCCGACGCCGAGGCGGCCGGCGAGGTCCGACACACCGTCCCCGAGGCCGCCGACGCCGACCTCGATCCGGTCCTCGACGTCGTCGCCGACCTCGAACCGCGGATCACGCTCGAATCCCTCGTCGACCGGGCGAAAGCGTCCCCCAAGGCCGAGCGCGCCGGCGCCATCGCCACCTTCACCGGACGCGTCCGGGTCAAGGATGCCGAGGACGACACCCCGACCACGCACCTGGAGTTCGAGAAGTACGAGGGCGTCGCCGCAGACCGGATGCGGACCATCCGCGCGGAACTCGAGGCCCGCGACGGCGTGTTCGAGGTGCTGATGCACCACCGGACCGGCGTCATCGGCGAGGGCGAGGACATCGTGTTCGTCGTCGTGCTCGCTGGACACCGCGAGGAGGCCTTCGACACCGTCGAGGACGGCATCAACCGCCTCAAGGACGAAGTTCCCATCTTCAAGAAGGAGTCGACAGCCGAGGAGGAGTTCTGGATCCACGAGAAGGCCTGA
- a CDS encoding DUF7123 family protein, producing MSATADPSTDSDDSASKEERLKQYLLSKAQDGEHYFKSKFIADEVDLSPKEIGALMVKLRDSASDLTVEKWSYTSATTWRIEAA from the coding sequence ATGAGCGCAACCGCAGACCCCTCCACCGACTCCGACGACAGTGCCTCCAAAGAGGAGCGGCTCAAGCAGTACCTGCTCTCGAAGGCGCAGGACGGCGAGCACTACTTCAAGAGCAAGTTCATCGCCGACGAAGTCGACCTCTCGCCCAAGGAGATCGGCGCCCTGATGGTCAAGCTTCGTGACTCCGCCTCCGACCTCACCGTCGAGAAGTGGTCGTACACGAGCGCCACCACGTGGCGAATCGAGGCCGCCTGA
- a CDS encoding site-2 protease family protein encodes MDGADGPPSEPLEAVFYVRETDRDGDSVRYYGEPLVPKGSLADELQEPFRRAGYRLDLEAGREPWETVVVATPADGRIDGVPWTNLVLFVATVVSTLLVGAVAWYYVPPSDLAANPLLALRAWPFTAAVLGVLTTHELGHYLVGRYHGVDVSLPYLIPFVVPFGTLGAIIRMRGRMPDRKTLFDIGVGGPLAGLVATVVVTAVGLSLDPMTVPQRVIDAPGRIIVFNNPPLLDLIAAVLGQPTSYADPTRTVHPVIIGGWVGMFFTVLNLLPVGQLDGGHMVRAMLGHRQETVASLVPLALFSLAAYLYYVRGLGFNESVGLWAVWGLFATFIAYNGPAEPADETPLGWKRQVLGLVTFALGALCFLLVPIQLLG; translated from the coding sequence ATGGACGGAGCCGACGGGCCGCCGTCAGAGCCCCTCGAAGCGGTGTTTTACGTCCGCGAAACCGACCGCGACGGCGACAGCGTTCGTTACTACGGCGAGCCCTTGGTGCCGAAGGGGTCGCTGGCCGACGAACTCCAGGAGCCGTTCCGTCGGGCCGGCTACCGCCTGGACCTCGAGGCCGGGCGCGAGCCCTGGGAGACGGTCGTCGTCGCCACGCCCGCGGACGGCCGGATCGACGGGGTCCCGTGGACCAACCTCGTGCTCTTCGTCGCCACGGTCGTCTCGACGCTCCTCGTCGGCGCCGTGGCCTGGTACTACGTTCCCCCCTCCGACCTCGCGGCCAACCCCCTGCTCGCCCTGCGGGCGTGGCCCTTCACCGCCGCGGTCCTCGGCGTCCTGACGACCCACGAACTCGGTCACTACCTCGTCGGTCGGTACCACGGCGTCGACGTCTCCTTGCCCTACCTCATCCCCTTCGTCGTCCCCTTCGGGACGCTCGGAGCGATCATCCGGATGCGTGGGCGGATGCCCGACCGGAAGACGCTGTTCGACATCGGCGTCGGCGGCCCGCTGGCCGGCCTCGTCGCCACCGTCGTCGTGACGGCAGTCGGGCTCTCGCTCGATCCGATGACCGTCCCCCAGCGGGTGATCGACGCCCCCGGACGGATCATCGTGTTCAACAACCCGCCCCTGCTCGACCTGATCGCGGCGGTACTCGGACAGCCGACGAGTTACGCCGACCCGACCCGCACGGTCCATCCCGTCATCATCGGCGGCTGGGTCGGGATGTTCTTCACCGTGCTCAACCTGCTCCCGGTCGGTCAACTCGACGGCGGACACATGGTCCGGGCGATGCTCGGTCACCGACAGGAGACGGTCGCCTCGCTCGTGCCCCTCGCCCTCTTCTCGCTGGCCGCGTACCTCTACTACGTCCGCGGCCTCGGGTTCAACGAGTCCGTCGGCCTGTGGGCCGTCTGGGGGCTGTTCGCGACGTTCATCGCGTACAACGGCCCCGCCGAGCCGGCCGACGAGACGCCGCTCGGCTGGAAGCGGCAGGTCCTCGGACTCGTCACCTTCGCCCTCGGTGCGCTCTGTTTCCTCCTGGTCCCGATCCAGCTGCTCGGTTAG